A portion of the Manihot esculenta cultivar AM560-2 chromosome 2, M.esculenta_v8, whole genome shotgun sequence genome contains these proteins:
- the LOC110610149 gene encoding peptidyl-prolyl cis-trans isomerase Pin1 isoform X1 — translation MASANQVRASHILVKHEGSRRKASWKDPEGHIIKNTTREAAVTQLKVFRDDIISGKAKFEDIASRFSDCSSAKRGGDLVQIKRYANIVTGPFGRGQMQKPFEDATYALKVGEISDIVDTDSGVHIIMRTG, via the exons ATGGCATCAGCCAATCAGGTCAGGGCATCTCACATACTTGTAAAGCACGAGGGCTCTCGAAGGAAGGCGTCCTGGAAGGATCCTGAAGGTCACATAATCAAGAACACCACCAGAGAAGCCGCCGTCACTCAGCTTAAAGTCTTTCGTGACGACATCATTTCTGGCAAGGCTAAATTTGAGGACATCGCCTCTCGCTTCTCCGATTGTAGCTCCGCCAAGCGCGGCGGCGATCTCG TCCAAATAAAGCGGTATGCAAACATTGTCACAGGTCCATTTGGTCGAGGCCAGATGCAGAAGCCTTTTGAAGATGCAACATATGCCCTTAAAGTTGGTGAGATAAGTGACATCGTGGATACTGACAGTGGGGTGCACATCATCATGAGAACTGGTTAA
- the LOC110610149 gene encoding peptidyl-prolyl cis-trans isomerase Pin1 isoform X2 has translation MASANQVRASHILVKHEGSRRKASWKDPEGHIIKNTTREAAVTQLKVFRDDIISGKAKFEDIASRFSDCSSAKRGGDLGPFGRGQMQKPFEDATYALKVGEISDIVDTDSGVHIIMRTG, from the exons ATGGCATCAGCCAATCAGGTCAGGGCATCTCACATACTTGTAAAGCACGAGGGCTCTCGAAGGAAGGCGTCCTGGAAGGATCCTGAAGGTCACATAATCAAGAACACCACCAGAGAAGCCGCCGTCACTCAGCTTAAAGTCTTTCGTGACGACATCATTTCTGGCAAGGCTAAATTTGAGGACATCGCCTCTCGCTTCTCCGATTGTAGCTCCGCCAAGCGCGGCGGCGATCTCG GTCCATTTGGTCGAGGCCAGATGCAGAAGCCTTTTGAAGATGCAACATATGCCCTTAAAGTTGGTGAGATAAGTGACATCGTGGATACTGACAGTGGGGTGCACATCATCATGAGAACTGGTTAA
- the LOC110605379 gene encoding peptide methionine sulfoxide reductase A5, which produces MAVSGRNAIIQLLTLALLAISVANQALGIRIADPISDPSRDASDQALKIAVFALGSFWRSEAVFGCVNGVIRTTAGYSGGSKSNPEYRSLGDHAESVQVEYDPRVISFRRLLEVFWSSHDSRQVFGQGPDVGNQYRSIIFTNGTEEARLAAVSKEKEQLRSRISIVTTQIQQLVAFYPAEPEHQKFELKRRPFLLQLMGNLPEDELERSSLAAKLNGYAAELCPPKIRNQIDAKINQIVRKGWPVLKDV; this is translated from the exons ATGGCCGTCTCAGGGAGAAATGCCATTATTCAGCTCCTGACGCTTGCGCTACTCGCAATTTCAGTGGCCAATCAAGCGCTTGGTATCAGAATAGCGGATCCGATATCTGATCCCTCCCGGGACGCTTCGGATCAGGCCCTCAAAATCGCCGTCTTCGCTCTCGGTAGCTTCTGGAGATCCGAAGCTGTCTTCGGGTGCGTTAATGGAGTAATACGGACCACCGCGGGTTATTCCGGCGGATCCAAGTCCAACCCCGAATACAGAAGCCTAGGCGATCATGCCGAGTCCGTACAG GTAGAATATGATCCTAGGGTGATAAGTTTTAGGCGGCTTTTGGAGGTGTTTTGGTCTAGTCATGATTCAAGGCAAGTGTTTGGCCAAGGTCCTGACGTAGGTAACCAATACAG GTCTATTATCTTTACTAATGGTACTGAGGAGGCTAGATTAGCTGCCGTTAGCAAAGAAAAGGAGCAATTGAGGTCAAGGATCAGCATCGTTACTACTCAAATTCAACAGCTTGTTGCATTTTATCCTGCAGAACCTGAACATCAG AAATTTGAGCTCAAGCGAAGGCCATTTCTTCTTCAGCTGATGGGAAACTTGCCTGAAGACGAGCTTGAAAGGTCAAGTTTGGCAGCTAAACTAAATGGTTACGCAGCGGAGCTCTGCCCTCCAAAGATTCGAAATCAGATTGATGCGAAGATCAATCAGATCGTTAGGAAAGGTTGGCCTGTTTTGAAAGACGTTTAG
- the LOC110610078 gene encoding zinc finger CCCH domain-containing protein 6 isoform X2: MKRSRKSNRVTWAPGVNLCQVKLFLTEDCPSKVGTQSQDHLQKKTSGILRNSNSNEFSDLPPGFEGSHSWKHLKQEPSLIPRIKWECPPKLSMRCNWHVAAGEESQEAEAQKLREMKVLEAFFLRPSAIPHSPSISLAVEEEYYDDSHTPIIPLTPIEEEGAVDVPSDLNTSVQPPVLPQDLLLSGNLNPTEHNNLALEPPACEKPTVGIAPDMDADVVTAASAAATALMKSLEKGSLIDTNLLVKILSDPNMIEKLINNCQAPSNMTSATRITSKPATRTTPPSCPTPAKGNLHNVLGGGLQPTSKPPPSCLNSNSPVVPMPSNGSLHPTLGEILPMLTGMPAQPDTDPTSITKQVAPIYIPRAESISESAPTLKVGNLYSTTNQVQSTVSTMKQNPVPNVVLPPLSMMNMQPNGAPQTNVAAVKTNPVKDFNYIKNLIREHGSEKKEMHDRNMSHDGPHTEHFQNLEFAQNMKQRETKPKFQKPCIFYRSSRGCRNGSNCPYQHDLTCQFQTGGTMEAPVAKRMKLGAEVSGRTVHLDLA, translated from the exons GTAAAACTATTTCTAACTGAGGACTGTCCTTCTAAAGTTGGCACACAATCTCAAGATCATCTTCAGAAGAAAACGTCGGGGATTTTGCGTAATTCAAATAGTAATGAATTTAGTGACCTTCCCCCTGGGTTTGAAGGCAGTCACTCTTGGAAGCATTTGAAACAGGAACCATCTCTCATCCCTAGGATTAAGTGGGAGTGCCCTCCAAAA CTTAGCATGCGTTGCAACTGGCATGTTGCAGCTGGTGAAGAAAGCCAGGAGGCAGAGGCTCAAAAACTAAGGGAAATGAAAGTGCTTGAAGCATTTTTTCTGCGCCCTTCTGCTATTCCTCATAG CCCCTCAATTTCATTGGCTGTAGAAGAGGAATATTATGATGATAGCCACACTCCCATCATCCCTCTTACTCCTATTGAAGAAGAGGGAGCTGTAGACGTTCCATCTGATTTGAACACCTCTGTACAGCCACCAGTATTGCCTCAGGATTTGCTATTATCTGGAAACCTAAATCCCACAGAACATAACAACCTGGCTTTGGAGCCACCTGCCTGTGAAAAACCAACAGTTGGAATAGCACCTGATATGGATGCTGACGTAGTTACAGCTGCCTCTGCTGCAGCAACAGCTCTAATGAAAAGCCTGGAGAAAGGAAGCTTGATCGACACCAATTTGCTAGTTAAAATCTTAAGTGATCCGAATATGATTGAGAAATTGATCAATAATTGTCAAGCACCTAGCAATATGACCAGTGCAACCAGGATAACATCAAAGCCAGCAACTAGAACAACACCCCCATCATGCCCTACACCTGCCAAAGGGAACTTGCATAATGTACTTGGTGGAGGGTTGCAACCGACATCAAAGCCTCCCCCGTCCTGCCTGAATTCCAACTCTCCTGTAGTGCCAATGCCTTCCAATGGAAGTTTGCACCCTACTCTTGGTGAGATTCTACCAATGCTCACTGGGATGCCAGCACAACCAGACACTGATCCTACGTCTATAACAAAGCAGGTTGCTCCTATCTATATACCCAGGGCAGAATCCATCAGTGAATCGGCACCTACACTGAAGGTAGGAAATTTATATTCCACAACTAACCAGGTGCAATCTACGGTAAGTACCATGAAACAGAATCCAGTACCCAATGTGGTACTTCCTCCGTTAAGCATGATGAATATGCAGCCAAATGGTGCACCTCAAACTAACGTAGCGGCCGTGAAAACCAATCCTGTAAAGGATTTCAATTACATTAAGAATCTTATTAGGGAACATGGATCTGAAAAGAAGGAAATGCATGACAGGAACATGTCACATGATGGCCCTCATACTGAGCACTTTCAAAACCTGGAATTTGCACAAAATATGAAACAGAGAGAAACGAAACCCAAGTTTCAGAAGCCTTGCATATTCTATAGAAGCTCAAGGGGATGCCGGAATGGCTCTAATTGCCCATACCAGCATGATTTAACATGTCAGTTTCAAACTGGTGGCACAATGGAGGCCCCAGTTGCTAAGAGAATGAAATTGGGTGCGGAGGTCAGTGGGAGAACGGTTCACTTGGACTTGGCCTGA
- the LOC110610078 gene encoding zinc finger CCCH domain-containing protein 6 isoform X1, whose product MKRSRKSNRVTWAPGVNLCQVKLFLTEDCPSKVGTQSQDHLQKKTSGILRNSNSNEFSDLPPGFEGSHSWKHLKQEPSLIPRIKWECPPKLSMRCNWHVAAGEESQEAEAQKLREMKVLEAFFLRPSAIPHRYNFLPFISLCANNVYLPFNNSFFPHSPSISLAVEEEYYDDSHTPIIPLTPIEEEGAVDVPSDLNTSVQPPVLPQDLLLSGNLNPTEHNNLALEPPACEKPTVGIAPDMDADVVTAASAAATALMKSLEKGSLIDTNLLVKILSDPNMIEKLINNCQAPSNMTSATRITSKPATRTTPPSCPTPAKGNLHNVLGGGLQPTSKPPPSCLNSNSPVVPMPSNGSLHPTLGEILPMLTGMPAQPDTDPTSITKQVAPIYIPRAESISESAPTLKVGNLYSTTNQVQSTVSTMKQNPVPNVVLPPLSMMNMQPNGAPQTNVAAVKTNPVKDFNYIKNLIREHGSEKKEMHDRNMSHDGPHTEHFQNLEFAQNMKQRETKPKFQKPCIFYRSSRGCRNGSNCPYQHDLTCQFQTGGTMEAPVAKRMKLGAEVSGRTVHLDLA is encoded by the exons GTAAAACTATTTCTAACTGAGGACTGTCCTTCTAAAGTTGGCACACAATCTCAAGATCATCTTCAGAAGAAAACGTCGGGGATTTTGCGTAATTCAAATAGTAATGAATTTAGTGACCTTCCCCCTGGGTTTGAAGGCAGTCACTCTTGGAAGCATTTGAAACAGGAACCATCTCTCATCCCTAGGATTAAGTGGGAGTGCCCTCCAAAA CTTAGCATGCGTTGCAACTGGCATGTTGCAGCTGGTGAAGAAAGCCAGGAGGCAGAGGCTCAAAAACTAAGGGAAATGAAAGTGCTTGAAGCATTTTTTCTGCGCCCTTCTGCTATTCCTCATAGGTATAATTTCCTACCCTTTATTAGTTTATGTGCTAATAATGTGTATCTTCCTTTTAACAACTCCTTTTTTCCACATAGCCCCTCAATTTCATTGGCTGTAGAAGAGGAATATTATGATGATAGCCACACTCCCATCATCCCTCTTACTCCTATTGAAGAAGAGGGAGCTGTAGACGTTCCATCTGATTTGAACACCTCTGTACAGCCACCAGTATTGCCTCAGGATTTGCTATTATCTGGAAACCTAAATCCCACAGAACATAACAACCTGGCTTTGGAGCCACCTGCCTGTGAAAAACCAACAGTTGGAATAGCACCTGATATGGATGCTGACGTAGTTACAGCTGCCTCTGCTGCAGCAACAGCTCTAATGAAAAGCCTGGAGAAAGGAAGCTTGATCGACACCAATTTGCTAGTTAAAATCTTAAGTGATCCGAATATGATTGAGAAATTGATCAATAATTGTCAAGCACCTAGCAATATGACCAGTGCAACCAGGATAACATCAAAGCCAGCAACTAGAACAACACCCCCATCATGCCCTACACCTGCCAAAGGGAACTTGCATAATGTACTTGGTGGAGGGTTGCAACCGACATCAAAGCCTCCCCCGTCCTGCCTGAATTCCAACTCTCCTGTAGTGCCAATGCCTTCCAATGGAAGTTTGCACCCTACTCTTGGTGAGATTCTACCAATGCTCACTGGGATGCCAGCACAACCAGACACTGATCCTACGTCTATAACAAAGCAGGTTGCTCCTATCTATATACCCAGGGCAGAATCCATCAGTGAATCGGCACCTACACTGAAGGTAGGAAATTTATATTCCACAACTAACCAGGTGCAATCTACGGTAAGTACCATGAAACAGAATCCAGTACCCAATGTGGTACTTCCTCCGTTAAGCATGATGAATATGCAGCCAAATGGTGCACCTCAAACTAACGTAGCGGCCGTGAAAACCAATCCTGTAAAGGATTTCAATTACATTAAGAATCTTATTAGGGAACATGGATCTGAAAAGAAGGAAATGCATGACAGGAACATGTCACATGATGGCCCTCATACTGAGCACTTTCAAAACCTGGAATTTGCACAAAATATGAAACAGAGAGAAACGAAACCCAAGTTTCAGAAGCCTTGCATATTCTATAGAAGCTCAAGGGGATGCCGGAATGGCTCTAATTGCCCATACCAGCATGATTTAACATGTCAGTTTCAAACTGGTGGCACAATGGAGGCCCCAGTTGCTAAGAGAATGAAATTGGGTGCGGAGGTCAGTGGGAGAACGGTTCACTTGGACTTGGCCTGA